AGCGCACCTGGCCGGGCGTCCAGCCGGGCTCGATGTCGCCGAAGAGTTCCGGGTTCAGCACCTGCGCCACGCTGACCAGGCGGCCGTCGGCGCCGATGTAGGCGGCCCAGGCCGTGCTGCCCTCCGGCTGCTGGGACCAGACGACGCGCTGGCCGCCGTCCGGCCCCGGGCATTGCGCCCCGGGCGGGCCGTATCGTTTTTCCATGTCGGACAACAGGGTGCCCGGCTTGGCGCTGCCCGGATCGGCGCAGCCGGCCAGCGCGGCCAGCAGGACCAGCGCGCCGGCGCGCAAGACGGAGAGGGGAATGGCAGGGGCAGGCATGATGGCGCTCCGGAAACCGCGCCGGAAGGGGCGCGGGAAATCCATCTAGCGTACACCTTCCGGCGGGCGTGTTGCCGGTGCGCGGCACTCGGCGCCTGGCGCCCGATCCTGCCTTGCAGGGGCCCGCGCCACGGCTTCGGCGCGAGACGCCCGCGGGCGTCTCGCTCCCATCACGGCTGGATGGACGTTGCCCCCGAAGCGATCTGCAGCGCCCGCGCCAGCGACGCGCGGATCATCTCGCCGTGGCCGAACTGGGGGAAGGTCTCGTAGGTGGCCTGGGCGGACGCGGCGCGCAGCTTCTCCGCCATTTCCGCCACGATGGCGCGCGGATCGGCGCGCTTGCCGTCCTGCCCCGCGGGCGGCCGCGCGCCGGGCGGTCCGTTCATCGCGCCGGCCGGGCCGTTGATCGCCCCGGGCCGCACGTTGGGATTCATCCGGCCGTCCGTGCGCGGCTTCGTGCCCACCAGGATGGCGACGCGCAGTCCGGCGGCGCGCGCCGGATCGAAGGCGCGCCATTCCCGCACCAGGGCGCCGTCGTTCCACCAGGCGGAGGGATCGCCGACGATATAGGCGCCGAAGGCGCGCGGCTGCGTGTACAGCACGTGCAGCGCGAAGAGGCCGCCATAGGAGTGGCCCCACAGCATCTCTCGCTTGGTATCGATGCGGGCGCGCGACCGCGCCAGGGGACGCACCTGCGTGTCGATGAAGCGGAGGAAGACGTCGGCGCCGCCGCCCTCGCGCCCGCGATCCAGCGGTATGGGAATCTCGCGTCCCTGCGCGTCGCGCACCGCCGGCGTGTAGTCGTAGGCACGCGACACCACGTCGTTGCGGGTGGCGATGTCGTAGCCTATGGCCACCAGCACCGGCGGATGCGCCTTGCCCATGGCCTGCATGTCGGCGTCGGTCAGCGTGGCCATGGCCGCGTTGCCGTCGAGCATGTACAGCGCCGTGTAGCCGCCCGCCGGCGCGGCCTGCTTGGGAATGGCGATCTCGATGCGGTAATGGCGCTTGCCGTCGGCCGAGTCCAGCCGGTGCTTCTCGAACCGGTAGTAGGCCGACTCGCGGTCCGCCACCGTCGGCCCCACGGGCTGGTCCCACGGTCCGCGCACGACGGCGCCTTGCGGTCCCGCGTCCGGCGCTGCCACGGCCTGCACCGCCGCGACCGACAACGCCATGGCGGCGGCCAGCGCCGCAAGCGCGCGGCCGCCGCGCCGCGGCATCATGGATGAAATCCTGGACATGCAATCACTCCTTCATACGTTCAAAGCGCACGTGCCGCGCAGTCTAGCGCGGTGCGTGCCCGATAGCTCCCACGCGCGGTGCCGGCGCACCCCGTACCGCGCCCCGCCGTCACCACGCATAGTTGAGGTTCGCGGTCACCGAGCGGCGCGCGCCGTAATAGCAACTGGCCACGCCGGAGCAGCTCGCGAGATATTCCTTGTCCGCCAGGTTGGTGGCGTTCAGGGAGAAGCGCAAGCCCTTGAGCGAGGGATTGATTTCCCCCAGGTCATAGCGGATGGCCGCGTCCCACAGCGTCACCGCCTCCATGTGATAGGCATTGGCGGTGTCGCCGTAGACCCCGCTGGTGTGGCGCATGCCGGCGCCCACGCTCACTCCGGGCAGGATGTCGCGGGGCAGCTTGTAGTCCAGCCACAGATTGACGGTGCGCTTGGGCACGCGCGGCAACTGGTTGCCCAGGTCCGTGGTGTTGCTCTTGGTGACCCGGCTGTCCATCAGGGTGCCCGACGCGATCAACGTCCACTGGTCCGTCAGCGCCATGTTGCCTTCCAGCTCCAGCCCGCGCACGCGTGCCTCGCCGGTCTGCACGTAGCACTGGCTGCCGTCGCACAGGTGGGTGGGATCCGGGTCCGGCGTCTGCACGTTCTGCTGGCGGATTTCGTAGACGGATAGCGTCACCATGCTGCGGCTGCCGGTGGGCTGGAACTTGAGGCCCGCCTCGATCTGCTTGCCCTTGGTGGGCTTGAAGGGCGTGCCGCCGTAGCCGGTGCCGTTGACCGGCTCGAACGACGTGGCATAGCTGACATAGGGCGCGAAGCCGTTATCGAACAGATAGACCAGGCCCGCGCGCCAGGTCGTCGCTTCATCGGTGTAGTGCGTCTTCGCGCCGGTGCTGCGGACCAGGGAGTTGTCCTCCGACCAGTCGTGGCGCAGGCCGAAGGTGGCGGTCCAGCGGTCCCAGCGCAACTGGTCCTGCGTATACAGGCCGGTCTGGTTGCTATCGCTGCGGCGCGACGGCGTCATCTTGCCGATGGTCACGGGGCCGCCGTACACGGGATCGAAGACGTCCAGCGTGCCGGCCTTGCCGCTGGCCGAGGCCACGCGTATGGTCTGCGTGCGGTAGTCGACCCCGGTGAGCAGCGTGTTGCGCACCGGACCCAGGTCGAAGTCGTACTGCACGTTGTTGTCCATCGTGAATCCTTCGGAACGGATTTCGTTGGACGAGGCGCTGCGCGCCAGCGTGCGGCCGTCGGACATCAGGTCGCCGGAGCGCGAGACCCCGGCGTTGTCGGTGTCCACGCGCATGTAGCGCAGCTTCTGGTTGAATTTCACGCTGTCGGAGAAGGCATGGCTGAATTCGTAGCCGATGGACGACTGCGTGCGGTCGTAGCGGTTGAACGCCGGTTCGCCGAGAAAGCGGTTGGAGCCGAAGTGGCCGTACTGCGTGCTGTAGTAGGTGCCGTGCGCCGGCAGGAACTGGTAGGTGCTGCCGCCGCGGTCCTGCTGGTAGTTGGCCAGCAGCGTCAACTGGGTGCGCCACGAGGGCCGCCACGTCAGGCTGGGCGCGATCATGACGCGGTTGAGGTCGACGTGGTCGACCTGGGTATTGCTGTGATAGGCGGTGCCGACGACGCGGTACAGCCACTTGCCTTCTTCGTCCAGCGGACCGCTGACGTCGCCGTTGAAGCGCGCCAGCCCGTTGTTGTCGGTCGATACGCCCACTTCGCCGCGCGCATAGTCGGTGGGGTGCTTGCTGACGACGTTGATCAGGCCGCCCGGCGCGATCTGGCCGTACAGCACGGACGACGGGCCGCGCAGCACCTCGACCCGCTCCAGGCCGTAGCCGTCGAACTGCGTGGCCGAGGCGGTGGCGCCGCTGCTGCTGCCGGGCGGGCGCAGGCCGTCCAGGTAGAGGTTGTTGGCGAAGCTGCCGGTGCGAAAGCCCCGCACGGAGATTTCGTCGACGCGGCTGTCCACGCCGTAGCCGCCGATGTTCACCCCCGCGCTGTAGCGCAGGGCGTCGGCGGAGTTGGTGGCGCCGAGCAGGTCCATCATTTCGCGGTTGACCACGGAGATCGATTGCGGCGTTTCCAGCAGCGGCGTGTCGGTCTTGGTGCCGGCCTTGCTGTCCAGCGAGATCGTGCCGATTTCCCGCATGCGCTCGGCCGACACCGCGACGGAGGGCAGGGTGGCGACGCCGCCGGACGACGGCGGCGCCGGTTCCAGCCGATAGCCTTCGCCGTTCGGGTTGGGGCGGGCGCGCAGGCCGCTGCCGGCCAGCAGGCGGTTCAGTCCGTCCTCGACCGGATAGCGGCCGTCCAGCGCCGGCGCCTGATGGTCGCCGGCCGCTCCGGGCGCGCCGATGATGGTGACGCCGGCCTGCTGGCCGAAGCGCAGCAAGGCTTCCCGCAAGGGCAGGGCGGGCAACTGGATGCGCACGGTGCGGCCGGCGGTATCGGCGGGCTGGCCTGGCGCGGGCGTTGACGGCGGGGCTGACGGTTGCGCGGACGTCTGGGCATCGGCATCGGCGGCCAGCAGGACGGCCGGCGCGCCGATGAAGCCGCTGAAGGCCAGGGTCAGGGCCAGGCCGAGAGGACGTCGGCGCGCGGCGCCGCGCCGGCGGGAAACGGGAAAGGAGAACATGGCGATCTTCGTTGGGAATGGGGCCTGGGGGGCAGGCCTACACCCGGTCATGACGAAGGCGCCGCGGCAATCTGCCTGGAAGTTTCAATTGGTTTCATTTTTTGGGTCCAGCTTCGGCGTCAGCTTTGCAACGTGACCCAATAGCGCGTCCGGTACCGCAGGCGCAGGCCCAGGTGGTGCGCCAGCGCCTCCAGCACGCGGTCCGTATCGTGGATGCGGAAGGTCCCCGTCACGCGGCGCGCCGCCACGGCGTCGTCGCATTCCAGGAAACCGTGGCGGTAGCGCGCGAGCTGCCTGAGCAGGTCGTCCAGCCGCAGGTCATCGGCGATCAGCACGCCTTGCGTCCAGGCCAGGTCGCGCTCGCGCCAGGCTTGCGGCGGCTGGAAGCCCGCGTCGTCGAAGCGGCGCGCCTGGCCGGCTTGCAGCGCCGCTTCGATGCGCCCGCCGGCGACCAGGCGCGCCGTTCCTTCCCGCAGCGCCGCCATCGTCTCGGACGGCGAACACTCCGGCAGTTGGCGCAGCAGCAGTTGGGCGCTGTAGGGCTCGACGTAGCCGTGCCGCGTGCGCAGCCGCAAGCCGGCGCCGCCGCCGTCGCGGTTGTCGACCAGCATCTCGCCCGCGTGCAGCACGACTTCGATGCGGGCCGTGTCCGTGTCCGTCCGGCCCTCGTGGATGTCGATGGCGGTGCGCGTGTTCAGCAGCAGGCGGGTGCCGTCGGCCAGCGTCAGGGGCCGTTGTTCGCCCACCGCGGTGCGCGTCTGCGCCAGCCAGCCCTGGCTGTCGGCCTGGCGCCACGCCATCCCGCCGGCCGTCAGGGCCGCCGCGCCGCCGCACAGCAGCTTGATGGCCTGGCGCCGCCCGCGCCGGCTGGCGACGGCTTTCAGCGCCTGCGCCGCGGGCGGAAGATCGCAAGGCGATGCGCCGCGCGGCGCCGCCGGCAGCATGCGTTGCAGGTCGGCGTAGCGGCGCCAGACGGCGGCGTGTTCGGCGTCGGCGTCATGCCAGCGCCGCCAGGCGTCCAGCGTGCCGGCGTCGGCGCCGGCCTCCAGGCGCACCAGCCATTCGGCGGCCTCGGCGACGATGCGCCGGTGCTGGCCGGCCGCGGGCGGCGCGGGGCGCTCAGCCATCGGCGGCCCCGTCGAAGGCGAGGTAGAGCCGCTGCCAGGCCTGGACCAGGTCTTTCTGCACCACGTTCACGCTGACCTTCAGTTCGCGCGCGATATCCGCATAGGGCAGGCCGTCGATGCGCGCGAGCAGGAAGGCGCGGTTCATGCGCGCCGGCATCCGGTCGAGGATGCGGCAGACATGGCCGAGCTGTTCGATGACCTGCAGCACGTCCTCGGGGGAAGGGGCCGCCGCCTCGGGTTGCAGGGCCAGGCTTTGCAGATAGGCCTGTTCCAGTTCGCGGCGGCGGTGGCGGTCGATGAGCAGGCGGGTGGCGATGGCCGTCAGGTAGCCGCGCGGGCGTTCGGGCCGCGCCCAGCGCGGTTGGCGCAGCAGGCGTTCGAACGTGTCCTGCACCAGGTCCAGCGCGTCGGCGTGATGGCCGTGCAGCTTGCGCCGCAGCAGGCCAAGCAGCCAGCCGTGATGCTCGCGGTACAGCGACGCCACGGCCACGGGGCCGGCGATGGCGTCGGGGGAGGGGATAACGGACTCGTCGGGTTCCAAGACGGGCGGCGCTGCTCAGGGATTGGATGCGGATTGAGAATAAGAATGATCCTCAATTATAAGCATGCGTCAGCCCGGTGACGTGTCCGGCGCATGTCGGCAACCGTCCTTTTGCCGCCCCCTGCGGCAAAGCGGCAACAACGATCTCCGTCGCGGGATCGCGCGCCTCCCGGCGCTGGCCGGGCGGCTCCGCCTTTGCCCCGCGCGGCGCGCGGACGGCTTCACGCCATGGCCAGCGGCGCCTGGTCGACTTCGCCGTCCAGCGCCAGCGTGCCGTTGAACGCCGGCACGCAATGCCCGCCCACGTGCGCGTACCAGGCGCCGTCGTGGGCGCGGGCCCGCGCGTGCAGGCGGCTCGGACGCCGCAGGTCTTCGCCCTGGACCACCAGCAGGTCCAGGTCGTCTTCCCCGCGCAGGCGCGCCAGCAGACAGGCCATGGCGCCCGTGGCGCTGCCGGTGGCCGGGTCTTCCGTCATGCGGGCGGTGAACATGCGGGCATGGACGTCGGGCGCGCCGCGCGCGCCGTCCAACGCATAGGCATAGACCGAATGGGCGCCGTCCAGCGGCAGCAGGCGCGCGTAGGCGGCGCGGTCCGGCCGGGCGCGCGCCAGCGCCTCGCGCGACGCCAGTTGCACCACCAGGAAGGGCAGGCCCACCGACACCACGCGCGGCGCATGGGCGTCGATGCGTATGTCCGATTCCTTCAGGGACAGGCAGGCGGCGGCCTGCGCGGCGCGGATCTGGGCCCGGCACGACAACGGTTCCGGCGCGCACAGTTCGGCGCCGACCACGCGGCCGTCCTGGCGCCAGAGCGCGATCTCCACCTGGCCGGTGGCTTCCTCGAAGGCGAGGGTGTCCGGCACCGGGATGCCGCGCGCCGTCATGTCGTCGGCCAGCGCGCAGGCCGTGCCCAGGTTGGGATGGCCGGCGAAGGGAATTTCGCGGTCGGGGGTGAAGATGCGGACGTGCGCGGTATGGCGGGGATCCGCGGGCGGCAGGACGAAGGTGGTTTCGCTATAGCCGAACTCGGTGGCGAGGGCCTGCATCTGGCGCGTGGACAAGCCCTGGGCATCGAGCACGACCGCCACCGGATTGCCCGCGAAGAGCCGGTTGGTGAAGACGTCGATGGTGGCGTAGCGGCGCAGCATGGGAGACTCCAGTCCGAACGGCGGGGACGCCCGTTATCCGGACGCCCCGCAACATTCAGGAAGCAAATCGGCCATGTTGCCCCTGGACCGGGTATCGGGACAGATACAGTTCAGGGCTTCTTGCGCATAACAGCACCGGGCCTCACCAACCGGAGCCGCCGCCCCCGCCGCCGCCGTCGCCGGACGACCCGCTGTCGAAAGACCCGCTGGACGAGGAATCGCTGCTGCCCGACCAACTGCTGCTGGTTCCCGGCGATCCCGACGAGGACGAGATCACGGGCGGCGTCACGTCGCTGCCGATGCTGTCCAGCGCCCGCCCGGGATCGCTGTGGTAGATGTCGTAGCCGCCATACATGTCCTGCATGGCCTGGACCGCCGCCACGCCGGCGACCGTGGCCGCCAGCCCCGCGAAGGCGGCCGCCCATTTCTTGCCGACGTCCAGCGCCACCGCGTAGGGCAGGTAGCGTTCGTACAGGCGCAGCTTGTCCTCGACCGTCGCCAGCGCCTCCAGGCGCGGCCCTTCGGCCAACGTCAGGTACTGCTTGAAGCCGTCGATGCGGTCCATAATTTCGGCGCCTTCGGCGGTGTAGCCGCGCAGGAAGCCGAAGGCGCGCACCACCACCGGCAGCAGCAGGGCCGGCAGCGCCACCGACAGGGCGCGCAGCGGCGTGGCGCCATTTTCAGCCGACAGCACGCCGATGCCGCCCAGCAGGAAGGGCAGGCCGAACAGCGTCCAGAAGATCAGCACCGCCCAACTGAAGCCGGCGCGGCGCAGCATCGTCCAGGCGGCGGTCAGCGTGCCCAGGCCCACCGCCATGAAGGGCAGGGCCATGATGGTCCCGCCGACCGGGCCGCCCTGCAGCAGCAGCGTGCCGATGCAGGCGGCCACGTACAGCAGCCACAGCCAGACGCCGCGGCGCGCGCGCTTGCCGCCGTCGGCGATGTAGCGCGAATACAGATTGTCCAGCGAGCTGGTCAGGGTGGCGCGCGCCTCGCGCAGCCGGCTGGACCCGGCATTGCTGCGGTAGAAGCTGGTGTGCGCGCCGAACATCTTGTGCAGGATGGTGCCGAGCAATACGTCGCGCGCCAGGCCGCGCCGTCCCTGCGCGTCGGGCTCCAGCAGCACGAAGCGCGTTTCCTTGTCCGCGCTGCGCTTGCTCGCGTTGCGGTCGATGCGCAAGGCGCGCAGGGCGATCAGTTCGATGACGGCGATGACGAAGCCCTGGTCGTCATTGCCCTGGCGCGCCATGTAGCGCACGGCCGGCGCCGACATGCCCTCGGGCGGTTCGTACAGCGGCACGATATGGCGCGGCGCGCGGCGGCGCGTGCGGAGATAGGCCGCCAGGTAGTACGCCGCCAGCAGCACGAAACCCGCCACCGCCACCAGCGGCGCGAGATTGTCGCGCAACTGGTAGTAGAGCCCCAGCAGGCGCGAGGGCGGCTGCACGATGCCCTTGGGCCAGGACACCGCCACGGTCAGCCCCTCGCGCGCGCCCAGCGGCTCGGTGTTCTCGAATACCACGAGGCCGGGCTGGCTTTCCGCCACGCGCGCGTTTTTCTCCGTGGCGCCTTGCGGGCCGGTGTAGAAGGCGGTCCTCAGGATGCGCGCGTTGTCCGGCAGGTGGATGCGGGCGATGGCGTGCGCGATGGGCAGCGTCCAGCCGGTGCCGGTGGCGTTCCAGTACAGCTCGTCGTGGTCCTG
This genomic interval from Bordetella genomosp. 10 contains the following:
- a CDS encoding PhzF family phenazine biosynthesis protein — protein: MLRRYATIDVFTNRLFAGNPVAVVLDAQGLSTRQMQALATEFGYSETTFVLPPADPRHTAHVRIFTPDREIPFAGHPNLGTACALADDMTARGIPVPDTLAFEEATGQVEIALWRQDGRVVGAELCAPEPLSCRAQIRAAQAAACLSLKESDIRIDAHAPRVVSVGLPFLVVQLASREALARARPDRAAYARLLPLDGAHSVYAYALDGARGAPDVHARMFTARMTEDPATGSATGAMACLLARLRGEDDLDLLVVQGEDLRRPSRLHARARAHDGAWYAHVGGHCVPAFNGTLALDGEVDQAPLAMA
- a CDS encoding alpha/beta hydrolase; the protein is MSRISSMMPRRGGRALAALAAAMALSVAAVQAVAAPDAGPQGAVVRGPWDQPVGPTVADRESAYYRFEKHRLDSADGKRHYRIEIAIPKQAAPAGGYTALYMLDGNAAMATLTDADMQAMGKAHPPVLVAIGYDIATRNDVVSRAYDYTPAVRDAQGREIPIPLDRGREGGGADVFLRFIDTQVRPLARSRARIDTKREMLWGHSYGGLFALHVLYTQPRAFGAYIVGDPSAWWNDGALVREWRAFDPARAAGLRVAILVGTKPRTDGRMNPNVRPGAINGPAGAMNGPPGARPPAGQDGKRADPRAIVAEMAEKLRAASAQATYETFPQFGHGEMIRASLARALQIASGATSIQP
- a CDS encoding TonB-dependent siderophore receptor, translated to MFSFPVSRRRGAARRRPLGLALTLAFSGFIGAPAVLLAADADAQTSAQPSAPPSTPAPGQPADTAGRTVRIQLPALPLREALLRFGQQAGVTIIGAPGAAGDHQAPALDGRYPVEDGLNRLLAGSGLRARPNPNGEGYRLEPAPPSSGGVATLPSVAVSAERMREIGTISLDSKAGTKTDTPLLETPQSISVVNREMMDLLGATNSADALRYSAGVNIGGYGVDSRVDEISVRGFRTGSFANNLYLDGLRPPGSSSGATASATQFDGYGLERVEVLRGPSSVLYGQIAPGGLINVVSKHPTDYARGEVGVSTDNNGLARFNGDVSGPLDEEGKWLYRVVGTAYHSNTQVDHVDLNRVMIAPSLTWRPSWRTQLTLLANYQQDRGGSTYQFLPAHGTYYSTQYGHFGSNRFLGEPAFNRYDRTQSSIGYEFSHAFSDSVKFNQKLRYMRVDTDNAGVSRSGDLMSDGRTLARSASSNEIRSEGFTMDNNVQYDFDLGPVRNTLLTGVDYRTQTIRVASASGKAGTLDVFDPVYGGPVTIGKMTPSRRSDSNQTGLYTQDQLRWDRWTATFGLRHDWSEDNSLVRSTGAKTHYTDEATTWRAGLVYLFDNGFAPYVSYATSFEPVNGTGYGGTPFKPTKGKQIEAGLKFQPTGSRSMVTLSVYEIRQQNVQTPDPDPTHLCDGSQCYVQTGEARVRGLELEGNMALTDQWTLIASGTLMDSRVTKSNTTDLGNQLPRVPKRTVNLWLDYKLPRDILPGVSVGAGMRHTSGVYGDTANAYHMEAVTLWDAAIRYDLGEINPSLKGLRFSLNATNLADKEYLASCSGVASCYYGARRSVTANLNYAW
- a CDS encoding DUF2207 domain-containing protein; amino-acid sequence: MSHSDPRLDASRPQRPARPVRPGRHARPLTAPAGVETPRRRRLPWTARREPAPAEARRGVPMPLRTVLGILASLVATVMAALLLATPACAQYLPDAEAASAAMGREFIAVFESNVDVQRNGDLLVTERLLVNAQGNEIKRGILRDFPTLYNARDGLRVEVGFDVLGVKRDGNPEPYDLEKLSNGVRIRIGSADRWLPPGAHVYEIRYRTTRQLGFYQDHDELYWNATGTGWTLPIAHAIARIHLPDNARILRTAFYTGPQGATEKNARVAESQPGLVVFENTEPLGAREGLTVAVSWPKGIVQPPSRLLGLYYQLRDNLAPLVAVAGFVLLAAYYLAAYLRTRRRAPRHIVPLYEPPEGMSAPAVRYMARQGNDDQGFVIAVIELIALRALRIDRNASKRSADKETRFVLLEPDAQGRRGLARDVLLGTILHKMFGAHTSFYRSNAGSSRLREARATLTSSLDNLYSRYIADGGKRARRGVWLWLLYVAACIGTLLLQGGPVGGTIMALPFMAVGLGTLTAAWTMLRRAGFSWAVLIFWTLFGLPFLLGGIGVLSAENGATPLRALSVALPALLLPVVVRAFGFLRGYTAEGAEIMDRIDGFKQYLTLAEGPRLEALATVEDKLRLYERYLPYAVALDVGKKWAAAFAGLAATVAGVAAVQAMQDMYGGYDIYHSDPGRALDSIGSDVTPPVISSSSGSPGTSSSWSGSSDSSSSGSFDSGSSGDGGGGGGGSGW
- a CDS encoding FecR domain-containing protein, yielding MAERPAPPAAGQHRRIVAEAAEWLVRLEAGADAGTLDAWRRWHDADAEHAAVWRRYADLQRMLPAAPRGASPCDLPPAAQALKAVASRRGRRQAIKLLCGGAAALTAGGMAWRQADSQGWLAQTRTAVGEQRPLTLADGTRLLLNTRTAIDIHEGRTDTDTARIEVVLHAGEMLVDNRDGGGAGLRLRTRHGYVEPYSAQLLLRQLPECSPSETMAALREGTARLVAGGRIEAALQAGQARRFDDAGFQPPQAWRERDLAWTQGVLIADDLRLDDLLRQLARYRHGFLECDDAVAARRVTGTFRIHDTDRVLEALAHHLGLRLRYRTRYWVTLQS
- a CDS encoding sigma-70 family RNA polymerase sigma factor; the encoded protein is MEPDESVIPSPDAIAGPVAVASLYREHHGWLLGLLRRKLHGHHADALDLVQDTFERLLRQPRWARPERPRGYLTAIATRLLIDRHRRRELEQAYLQSLALQPEAAAPSPEDVLQVIEQLGHVCRILDRMPARMNRAFLLARIDGLPYADIARELKVSVNVVQKDLVQAWQRLYLAFDGAADG